Proteins encoded within one genomic window of Stigmatopora argus isolate UIUO_Sarg chromosome 21, RoL_Sarg_1.0, whole genome shotgun sequence:
- the mfsd2ab gene encoding sodium-dependent lysophosphatidylcholine symporter 1-B, producing the protein MAKGEGGEQYSNASLLTKPGNADDISLSGKHEQRNRLSVCNKLCYAVGGAPYQITGCALGFFLQLYLLDVAQLDPFYASIILFVGRAWDAVTDPTVGFLVSRTPWTRFGRMMPWILCSTPLAVASYILIWYVPPFEDSKVIWYLFFYCLFQSLQTCFHVPYSALTMFISSEQKERDSATAYRMTVEVLGTVIGTAVQGQIVGMANAPCVPGPGEILADLSNSSTGLNGSDHVISLEHTRTAYLIASGVICSIYCLCAIVLFFGVREQKESGRPKSKPLSFFQGIKLVMGYGPYAKLVMVFLFTSLAFMLLEGNFALFCSYTLGFRNDFQNILLVIMLSATLTIPFWQWFLTKFGKKTAVYVGTLSVVPFMILVVCVKSNLIVTYFVSFAAGVGVAAAFLLPWSMLPDVVDDFQVQNPEATGHEALFYSFYVFFTKFASGVSLGISTLSLDFAGYISRGCSQPAEVDITLKVLVSAAPILLIIIGLCILHTYPIDEERRQGNRKWLQEQREEADSETDSTEMANMI; encoded by the exons ATGGCcaaaggagaaggaggagaacaATACTCCAACGCTAGTTTATTGACGAAACCTGGCAACGCCGATGACATTTCTCTCTCCGGGAAG catGAACAGAGGAACAGACTGTCCGTTTGCAACAAGCTCTGCTACGCCGTTGGTGGAGCGCCCTACCAGATCACGGGATGTGCCTTAGGCTTCTTTTTGCAGCTCTATCTTCTGGATGTGGCACAG CTGGATCCCTTCTACGCCTCCATCATATTGTTCGTGGGCCGGGCGTGGGATGCCGTCACGGACCCCACGGTGGGCTTCCTGGTCTCGCGGACTCCTTGGACGCGCTTTGGCCGCATGATGCCATG GATCTTGTGCTCAACCCCGCTGGCTGTGGCCTCCTACATCCTAATTTGGTACGTGCCCCCCTTTGAGGACAGCAAAGTCATCTGGTACCTTTTTTTCTACTGTCTCTTCCAGAGCCTGCAAACT TGTTTCCATGTGCCATATTCCGCCCTCACCATGTTCATCAGCTCCGAGCAGAAAGAAAGGGACTCGGCTACGGCTTACA GGATGACGGTGGAGGTCCTGGGCACCGTCATCGGAACGGCCGTCCAGGGTCAGATCGTGGGCATGGCCAACGCGCCGTGCGTCCCGGGCCCCGGTGAAATTCTGGCCGATTTGAGCAACTCCTCCACGGGTCTCAACGGGAGCGATCACGTCATTTCTCTGGAGCACACG aGAACCGCCTACTTGATCGCCTCTGGTGTCATCTGCTCAATCTACTGTCTCTGCGCCATTGTTTTGTTCTTTGGTGTCAGGGAACAAAAAG agTCTGGCCGTCCCAAGTCGAAGCCCTTGTCATTCTTCCAGGGCATCAAACTGGTGATGGGATACGGGCCATACGCAAAACTGGTCATGGTCTTCCTCTTCACCTCATTAGCGTTTATG CTCCTGGAAGGCAACTTTGCTCTGTTCTGCAGCTACACTCTGGGCTTCCGAAACGACTTCCAGAATATTCTTTTGGTGATCATG CTCTCAGCCACGCTCACGATCCCCTTCTGGCAGTGGTTCCTTACCAAATTTGGGAAGAAAACGGCAGTCTACGTCGGCACTTTG TCCGTAGTCCCCTTCATGATCCTGGTCGTGTGCGTGAAGAGCAATCTCATCGTCACCTACTTTGTCTCATTCGCTGCCGGCGTGGGCGTCGCTGCCGCCTTCCTGCTGCCTTG GTCAATGCTACCTGATGTCGTGGACGACTTCCAAGTACAAAATCCCGAAGCCACCGGCCACGAGGCGCTCTTCTACTCCTTTTACGTCTTCTTCACCAAGTTTGCCTCCGGCGTCTCACTTGGCATCTCCACTCTTAGTTTAGA TTTTGCGGGCTACATCTCTCGAGGTTGCTCCCAACCGGCCGAAGTGGACATCACGCTCAAAGTTTTAGTCTCCGCCGCCCccatcctcctcatcatcatcggTCTTTGCATACTTCATACGTACCCCATCGACGAGGAGAGGAGGCAAGGCAACCGGAAATGGCTACAGGAGCAAAG GGAAGAAGCAGATTCCGAAACGGACTCCACCGAAATGGCCAACATGatctag
- the LOC144067468 gene encoding SOSS complex subunit C-like: MAAAAANPPGFPTKTRVAILAELDKEKRRLLQTQSLGEPGATTPLSSRGGATKEARDSAEQLHIAAQQKAALQHAHGHSSGFFITQDSSFGNLILPVLPRLEPDS; this comes from the coding sequence ATGGCAGCAGCTGCCGCAAACCCACCAGGCTTTCCCACTAAGACCCGAGTCGCCATTCTAGCCGAGTTGGACAAGGAGAAACGCCGGCTGCTCCAAACGCAATCCCTGGGCGAACCTGGAGCCACCACGCCTCTGTCCTCCAGAGGCGGCGCGACGAAGGAGGCGAGGGACAGCGCGGAGCAGCTGCACATCGCCGCCCAGCAGAAGGCCGCTCTGCAGCACGCCCACGGACACTCGTCGGGCTTCTTCATCACCCAGGATTCGTCATTCGGGAACCTCATCCTCCCGGTGCTTCCACGTCTTGAGCCCGACTCATAA
- the yars1 gene encoding tyrosine--tRNA ligase, cytoplasmic isoform X1, with protein MAAQLSPDEKLHLITRNLQEVLGEDRLKQLLQERELKLYWGTATTGRPHVAYFVPMSKIADFLKAGCEVTILFADLHAFLDNMKAPWELLELRVKYYEEIIKAMLESIGVPLDKLKFVKGTDYQLSREYTLDVYRLSSMVTEHDAKKAGAEVVKQVEHALLSGLLYPGLQALDEEYLKVDAQFGGVDQRKIFTFAEKYLPPLGFAKRIHLMNPMVPGLTGAKMSSSEEDSKVDLLDSKEDLKKKLKKVFCEPGNIQNNGVLSFVKFVLFPLRGVLSIKRDAKFGGDKVYTVYEDVEKDFVEELIHPGDLKTSVEAALNELLDPIRKKFQSAELRKLTNAAYPTTKTKGAGKGAKAAGDDEELVPSKLDIRVGKIVSVEKHPDADSLYLEKIDVGEPEPRTVVSGLVAYISQEDLQDRMVLVLCNLKAQKMRGIESQAMLLCASIEGEPRRVEPLDPPEGSSPGDRVFVEGYEAGKPDEKLNPKKKVWEKLQVDLKISEECAAQWKDNLLMTKLGQVRCKTLKGGNIS; from the exons ATGGCAGCCCAGCTAAGCCCAGATGAGAAGCTGCACCTCATCACCAGGAACCTGCAG GAGGTGCTTGGGGAAGACAGGCTGAAGCAGCTCCTCCAGGAGAGGGAGTTGAAGCTGTACTGGGGTACCGCCACCACTGGCAGGCCCCATGTGGCTTACTTTGTCCCCATGTCCAAGATAGCGGACTTCCTGAAAGCTGGATGTGAA GTGACCATTTTGTTCGCGGACTTACACGCCTTCCTGGACAATATGAAAGCTCCCTGGGAACTTCTGGAGCTTCGAGTCAAATACTATGAGGAGATCATCAAGGCCATGTTGGAGAGCATCGGCGTGCCTTTGGATAAACTCAAGTTTGTCAAAGGAACTGACTACCAGCTCAGTAG AGAGTACACTCTTGATGTGTACCGACTGTCCTCCATGGTGACCGAGCACGATGCCAAAAAGGCTGGCGCTGAGGTGGTGAAGCAGGTGGAACATGCTCTGCTGAGTGGTCTACTGTATCCAGGACTGCAG GCTCTGGATGAGGAGTACCTAAAAGTAGATGCCCAGTTTGGAGGAGTGGACCAGAGAAAGATCTTCACATTTGCAGAGAAG tacctccccccactgggcttTGCCAAGCGCATCCATCTGATGAACCCAATGGTACCAGGATTGACTGGTGCCAAAATGAGCTCCTCAGAGGAA GATTCAAAGGTGGACCTGCTGGACTCCAAGGAAGACTTAAAGAAGAAGCTGAAAAAAGTGTTCTGCGAGCCAGGAAACATTCAGAACAATGGCGTTCTCTCCTTTGTCAAATTTGTGCTCTTCCCTCTTCGTGGAG TGTTGTCCATCAAAAGAGACGCTAAGTTCGGTGGAGACAAAGTCTACACTGTGTATGAAGACGTGGAGAAGGACTTTGTGGAGGAG CTGATTCACCCGGGAGACCTGAAGACCTCTGTAGAGGCAGCCCTCAACGAGCTGCTGGACCCCATCCGAAAGAAGTTTCAGTCAGCGGAACTGCGCAAACTGACCAATGCCGCGTACCCAACGACAAAGACGA AAGGAGCAGGAAAGGGGGCAAAAGCAGCAGGAGATGATGAGGAGTTGGTGCCATCCAAACTGGATATCCGTGTGGGAAAAATTGTCAGTGTGGAAAAG CATCCAGACGCCGACTCGCTGTACCTGGAGAAGATCGACGTCGGGGAACCCGAGCCCAGGACGGTGGTTAGCGGGCTGGTAGCCTACATCTCCCAGGAGGACTTGCAGGACCGAATGGTCCTGGTCTTGTGCAATCTCAAAGCCCAGAAGATGCGTGGCATCGAGTCGCAAGCCATGCTGCTCTGCGCTTCTAT TGAAGGGGAGCCCAGGAGAGTGGAGCCACTGGACCCTCCCGAGGGTTCGTCGCCAGGCGACCGAGTCTTCGTGGAAGGCTACGAGGCGGGAAAACCAGACGAAAAACTCAACCCGAAGAAGAAAGTTTGGGAGAAACTACAA GTTGACTTGAAGATCTCAGAAGAGTGCGCCGCTCAGTGGAAAGACAACCTTCTGATGACCAAACTAGGACAGGTTAGGTGTAAGACTCTCAAGGGAGGCAATATCAGTTAG
- the yars1 gene encoding tyrosine--tRNA ligase, cytoplasmic isoform X2, translating to MAAQLSPDEKLHLITRNLQEVLGEDRLKQLLQERELKLYWGTATTGRPHVAYFVPMSKIADFLKAGCEVTILFADLHAFLDNMKAPWELLELRVKYYEEIIKAMLESIGVPLDKLKFVKGTDYQLSREYTLDVYRLSSMVTEHDAKKAGAEVVKQVEHALLSGLLYPGLQALDEEYLKVDAQFGGVDQRKIFTFAEKYLPPLGFAKRIHLMNPMVPGLTGAKMSSSEEDSKVDLLDSKEDLKKKLKKVFCEPGNIQNNGVLSFVKFVLFPLRGVLSIKRDAKFGGDKVYTVYEDVEKDFVEELIHPGDLKTSVEAALNELLDPIRKKFQSAELRKLTNAAYPTTKTRAGKGAKAAGDDEELVPSKLDIRVGKIVSVEKHPDADSLYLEKIDVGEPEPRTVVSGLVAYISQEDLQDRMVLVLCNLKAQKMRGIESQAMLLCASIEGEPRRVEPLDPPEGSSPGDRVFVEGYEAGKPDEKLNPKKKVWEKLQVDLKISEECAAQWKDNLLMTKLGQVRCKTLKGGNIS from the exons ATGGCAGCCCAGCTAAGCCCAGATGAGAAGCTGCACCTCATCACCAGGAACCTGCAG GAGGTGCTTGGGGAAGACAGGCTGAAGCAGCTCCTCCAGGAGAGGGAGTTGAAGCTGTACTGGGGTACCGCCACCACTGGCAGGCCCCATGTGGCTTACTTTGTCCCCATGTCCAAGATAGCGGACTTCCTGAAAGCTGGATGTGAA GTGACCATTTTGTTCGCGGACTTACACGCCTTCCTGGACAATATGAAAGCTCCCTGGGAACTTCTGGAGCTTCGAGTCAAATACTATGAGGAGATCATCAAGGCCATGTTGGAGAGCATCGGCGTGCCTTTGGATAAACTCAAGTTTGTCAAAGGAACTGACTACCAGCTCAGTAG AGAGTACACTCTTGATGTGTACCGACTGTCCTCCATGGTGACCGAGCACGATGCCAAAAAGGCTGGCGCTGAGGTGGTGAAGCAGGTGGAACATGCTCTGCTGAGTGGTCTACTGTATCCAGGACTGCAG GCTCTGGATGAGGAGTACCTAAAAGTAGATGCCCAGTTTGGAGGAGTGGACCAGAGAAAGATCTTCACATTTGCAGAGAAG tacctccccccactgggcttTGCCAAGCGCATCCATCTGATGAACCCAATGGTACCAGGATTGACTGGTGCCAAAATGAGCTCCTCAGAGGAA GATTCAAAGGTGGACCTGCTGGACTCCAAGGAAGACTTAAAGAAGAAGCTGAAAAAAGTGTTCTGCGAGCCAGGAAACATTCAGAACAATGGCGTTCTCTCCTTTGTCAAATTTGTGCTCTTCCCTCTTCGTGGAG TGTTGTCCATCAAAAGAGACGCTAAGTTCGGTGGAGACAAAGTCTACACTGTGTATGAAGACGTGGAGAAGGACTTTGTGGAGGAG CTGATTCACCCGGGAGACCTGAAGACCTCTGTAGAGGCAGCCCTCAACGAGCTGCTGGACCCCATCCGAAAGAAGTTTCAGTCAGCGGAACTGCGCAAACTGACCAATGCCGCGTACCCAACGACAAAGACGA GAGCAGGAAAGGGGGCAAAAGCAGCAGGAGATGATGAGGAGTTGGTGCCATCCAAACTGGATATCCGTGTGGGAAAAATTGTCAGTGTGGAAAAG CATCCAGACGCCGACTCGCTGTACCTGGAGAAGATCGACGTCGGGGAACCCGAGCCCAGGACGGTGGTTAGCGGGCTGGTAGCCTACATCTCCCAGGAGGACTTGCAGGACCGAATGGTCCTGGTCTTGTGCAATCTCAAAGCCCAGAAGATGCGTGGCATCGAGTCGCAAGCCATGCTGCTCTGCGCTTCTAT TGAAGGGGAGCCCAGGAGAGTGGAGCCACTGGACCCTCCCGAGGGTTCGTCGCCAGGCGACCGAGTCTTCGTGGAAGGCTACGAGGCGGGAAAACCAGACGAAAAACTCAACCCGAAGAAGAAAGTTTGGGAGAAACTACAA GTTGACTTGAAGATCTCAGAAGAGTGCGCCGCTCAGTGGAAAGACAACCTTCTGATGACCAAACTAGGACAGGTTAGGTGTAAGACTCTCAAGGGAGGCAATATCAGTTAG